The following proteins are encoded in a genomic region of Zea mays cultivar B73 chromosome 9, Zm-B73-REFERENCE-NAM-5.0, whole genome shotgun sequence:
- the LOC103639011 gene encoding transcription factor BPE-like isoform X1, translating into MGDKVNPWCHWPNPQWKFNTESSAGNLHPPDVGLANADSVALPAYHLNAAPMPFFAASSIAERPLPMGPRHVTTLAPSFESPAPCPSRKRPSVLYQKETHGPTAAPLRRSKGPLDPVPELQGSNETNVTDVGAEETEGVHENTDEIDALLDSSDSDEGPHELDRARRQPAAENETSSVESVASAAGSAPPAKKRRLSSCTDRSVVDTASSARPDHSVEQKPLASDCDAQSCCVGEVVESGRLRFSPGEGEGEVEAAEGDSPDDQRRRRERIQETVAALRNIVPGGTAKDATAVLDEAICYLQYLKLKVKTLGAASL; encoded by the coding sequence ATGGGGGACAAGGTGAATCCCTGGTGCCATTGGCCTAATCCTCAATGGAAATTCAACACTGAGAGTTCTGCCGGCAATCTGCACCCACCTGATGTCGGGCTTGCTAATGCCGATTCGGTGGCATTGCCTGCATACCACCTTAACGCAGCACCTATGCCATTTTTCGCAGCATCGTCGATTGCTGAGAGACCTCTTCCAATGGGCCCGAGACACGTCACGACATTGGCACCAAGTTTCGAATCGCCTGCACCGTGTCCCTCGCGTAAGAGACCTTCAGTCCTCTACCAGAAGGAAACTCATGGTCCCACCGCAGCTCCTTTGCGGAGGAGCAAGGGGCCACTGGATCCTGTGCCGGAGCTCCAAGGTAGCAACGAGACCAACGTAACCGACGTTGGAGCAGAAGAAACCGAGGGTGTTCACGAGAACACAGACGAGATCGATGCCCTCCTGGACTCCTCCGACTCGGACGAAGGGCCGCACGAACTCGACAGGGCCAGGAGGCAGCCTGCTGCAGAGAACGAGACCTCGAGCGTCGAGTCGGTGGCCAGTGCCGCAGGTTCTGCGCCGCCGGCCAAGAAGAGGAGGCTCAGCTCTTGCACGGACAGGTCCGTCGTCGACACCGCCAGTTCGGCGAGGCCGGACCATTCCGTCGAGCAGAAGCCTCTCGCGAGCGACTGCGACGCGCAGTCGTGCTGCGTCGGCGAGGTGGTGGAAAGCGGCCGCCTTAGGTTCTCtccgggggagggggagggggaggtggAGGCAGCAGAAGGCGACAGCCCCGACGACCAGAGGCGGAGGAGAGAGAGGATCCAAGAGACCGTGGCTGCGCTGAGAAACATCGTCCCGGGGGGCACCGCCAAGGACGCCACGGCCGTTCTCGACGAAGCCATCTGCTACCTGCAGTATCTGAAGCTGAAGGTCAAGACGCTGGGAGCTGCCTCCCTCTAG